One Solibacillus sp. R5-41 DNA segment encodes these proteins:
- the brnQ gene encoding branched-chain amino acid transport system II carrier protein, with amino-acid sequence MKSNTSFFRDNIAVGFMLFALFLGAGNIIFPPLLGQMAGENIFVSMVGFLITGVGLPLLGIISVAKNGGDLEVLAGRVNPYFGIIFTSIVYLSIGPFFAIPRTGAVSYSIGVAPFLSGAAQESWIPLFITTLIFFGITFYLASNPTKLVDRVGKFLTPALLFVIILLVAKAFLTPLGEIGESQGAYINNAFGESFIQGYLTMDVLASLVFGIVIVQALVSRGITQKAQQIKITIFAGIVAALGLAFVYVSLGYLGVTSVDTIGFHNDGGAILSLSAKALFGSFGSIILSATIILACLTTSVGLFSANATFFHKIFPKISYKTYLVIFAVFSFAVSNFGLEDLINISLPVLVAIYPIAIVLMIFALFGNLFNHAPSVYGVALIFTGVVALYDGIKQTGLIIPAYENFLSIFPFYEQGIAWVVPALIGGVIGYIIHIAKRK; translated from the coding sequence ATGAAGAGCAATACGAGCTTTTTCCGTGACAATATTGCGGTTGGATTTATGTTATTCGCTTTATTTTTAGGAGCCGGTAACATCATATTCCCACCACTTTTAGGTCAAATGGCCGGAGAAAATATTTTTGTATCCATGGTTGGTTTTTTAATCACAGGGGTTGGATTACCTCTTTTAGGGATCATTTCTGTAGCAAAAAATGGAGGCGACTTGGAAGTGTTAGCCGGCCGTGTTAATCCATATTTCGGCATAATATTCACTTCCATTGTTTACTTATCCATTGGACCTTTCTTTGCAATTCCTCGTACAGGCGCTGTTTCTTACTCAATCGGCGTTGCTCCATTCCTTTCAGGAGCTGCACAAGAAAGCTGGATTCCATTATTCATTACAACATTAATTTTCTTCGGAATAACATTTTATTTAGCTTCTAATCCTACGAAGCTTGTTGACCGTGTTGGGAAATTTTTAACGCCTGCCCTACTATTTGTAATTATTTTACTTGTTGCGAAGGCCTTCTTAACACCACTGGGCGAAATTGGCGAGTCACAGGGTGCATACATTAATAACGCATTTGGCGAGTCCTTCATTCAGGGGTATTTAACGATGGACGTGCTGGCGTCACTCGTATTCGGGATCGTTATTGTACAGGCACTTGTATCACGCGGAATTACACAAAAAGCACAGCAAATTAAAATTACGATTTTCGCTGGTATTGTTGCTGCTCTCGGTCTAGCCTTCGTTTATGTTTCACTTGGCTATTTAGGTGTAACTAGTGTCGATACAATTGGCTTCCACAACGATGGTGGTGCGATTCTCTCGTTATCTGCAAAAGCCCTTTTCGGTAGTTTTGGGAGTATTATTTTATCAGCTACGATTATTTTAGCTTGTTTAACGACTTCAGTAGGTTTATTCTCAGCAAACGCAACATTTTTCCATAAAATTTTCCCGAAAATCTCTTACAAAACGTACTTAGTAATTTTCGCGGTATTTAGCTTTGCTGTATCCAACTTTGGATTAGAAGATTTAATCAATATTTCGTTACCCGTATTAGTAGCGATTTATCCGATTGCCATTGTATTAATGATTTTTGCATTGTTTGGTAACCTATTCAATCATGCACCGAGCGTTTATGGCGTTGCACTTATTTTCACTGGTGTTGTTGCTTTATATGATGGCATCAAGCAAACTGGACTAATCATTCCTGCCTATGAAAACTTCCTGTC